From Rutidosis leptorrhynchoides isolate AG116_Rl617_1_P2 chromosome 3, CSIRO_AGI_Rlap_v1, whole genome shotgun sequence, a single genomic window includes:
- the LOC139897176 gene encoding uncharacterized protein — translation MILKLKNSDFAMAKRLKRRFAQHNKDRAGCMSGIISVFDFRHGRFTRRMLEDHSPQMTDSTTDTTWTNESPNIEESETAHTRVKELMEEEMHRDQTGDHEDLYPENFTANQVPSQKTSQYRDLEDFVNKLLVIPQIDEEKKPKSLERSNSLDHERFHPSTEEPVTRKNHSFFRRRSKSHECLSLNDNNTPPLQHTTNGSHHKRSVSHFSFMEIKKKLKNAIRRSPRNSGCPEKPVVDKNSGWSSPNRDHFYSERFFKISNGFKEQDEVSRLCKSERKLNANIEFGDTNDTISDIYLEAKKHLSEMLNHGDVETESTVENQSRSLGKLLSFRDYKYSGENSSMVNESQPIVMGDEHQESKNLDEVHQAEGIVEITNPSSPEKNENLDASHLTQEDELPYFPIIPHSESSFSINRKNEEVESTLDDKTGKPSPVSVLDPLHSDEDISPSRTISRSSESSFQPLRIRFQEESCNLNHIEDEESVYEYVESVLLASDLNWDEFEKRWLSSAQILDSSLYHELQLFSSRPTYEQRLLFDTTNEILNEVCDHSLDLFPKLSYFKPNISPVSKGMNLIKEVWERIESRLNCHYRISLDQLIKKDFEVLSSWTDLHSDTREIVMEIEELMFDDMIDDMVLSILQD, via the exons ATGATCttgaagttaaagaactccgactTTGCTATGGCGAAAAGACTAAAACGACGTTTTGCCCAACATAACAAAGATCGGGCAGGTTGTATGTCAGGAATCATAAGCGTGTTTGATTTCCGACATGGCAGATTTACTAGACGCATGCTTGAAGATCATAGCCCACAAATGACTGATAGCACTACAG ATACAACTTGGACTAATGAATCTCCAAACATTGAGGAAAGTGAAACGGCACATACAAGAGTAAAGGAACTTATGGAAGAAGAAATGCATCGTGATCAAACGGGTGATCATGAAGATCTTTATCCTGAAAACTTTACTGCTAATCAAGTTCCATCACAGAAAACATCACAATATCGTGATCTTGAAGATTTCGTAAACAAGCTTTTGGTAATCCCTCAAATAGACGAAGAAAAAAAGCCAAAGTCACTCGAGAGGTCAAACTCGTTGGATCATGAACGATTCCATCCAAGCACAGAAGAACCTGTCACGCGTAAAAACCATAGCTTCTTTAGAAGAAGGAGCAAGTCACACGAATGTTTATCCTTGAATGACAATAATACCCCTCCCCTACAACATACAACCAACGGATCTCATCACAAAAGAAGTGTGTCTCATTTTTCGTTCATGGAAATCAAGAAAAAGTTAAAGAATGCTATTCGAAGATCACCACGAAATTCGGGATGTCCAGAAAAACCTGTTGTTGACAAAAATAGTGGATGGAGTTCACCAAATAGAGATCATTTTTATTCCGAAAGATTTTTTAAAATTTCAAACGGGTTTAAAGAGCAAGATGAAGTTTCAAGATTATGCAAGTCCGAAAGAAAACTGAATGCAAACATTGAATTTGGAGATACGAATGATACAATATCCGATATCTATTTGGAGGCTAAGAAACATTTATCTGAGATGCTTAACCATGGGGACGTAGAAACAGAATCGACGGTGGAGAATCAATCAAGAAGTTTAGGAAAGCTTCTATCTTTTCGAGATTACAAGTACTCTGGTGAGAATTCATCGATGGTCAATGAAAGTCAACCGATTGTGATGGGTGACGAACATCAAGAATCGAAGAATTTAGATGAAGTTCATCAGGCTGAAG GCATTGTAGAGATCACAAACCCAAGTTCACCGGAGAAAAATGAAAATTTGGATGCATCG CATTTGACTCAAGAAGATGAGTTACCTTATTTTCCAATAATACCCCATTCGGAATCTTCATTTTCTATAAATAGAAAGAATGAAGAAGTTGAGAGTACTTTAGACGATAAAACAGGAAAACCAAGTCCTGTATCTGTTCTTGACCCATTGCATTCAGATGAAGATATTAGCCCTTCTCGAACCATTTCTCGATCTA GTGAATCTTCATTTCAACCACTACGTATCCGGTTTCAAGAAGAATCATGTAATCTAAATCACATTGAGGACGAGGAATCTGTATATGAATACGTTGAATCGGTGCTACTAGCATCTGATCTCAACTGGGACGAATTTGAAAAAAGGTGGCTTTCTTCGGCGCAAATACTAGATTCGTCATTATACCATGAACTGCAACTCTTTTCGAGTCGACCCACTTATGAACAACGACTCCTCTTTGATACCACTAACGAAATCCTGAATGAGGTTTGTGATCATTCGTTAGACTTGTTTCCCAAGTTATCGTATTTTAAACCAAATATTAGTCCTGTTTCGAAGGGAATGAACCTAATAAAGGAGGTATGGGAAAGAATTGAGTCACGTCTTAATTGCCATTATCGAATATCTTTAGATCAACTAATAAAGAAAGACTTTGAAGTATTGAGTTCATGGACTGATCTTCATTCGGATACTCGAGAAATAGTTATGGAAATTGAAGAATTGATGTTTGATGATATGATAGATGATATGGTTTTGAGCATACTGCAAGATTAA